One Myotis daubentonii chromosome 3, mMyoDau2.1, whole genome shotgun sequence genomic window carries:
- the LOC132229772 gene encoding olfactory receptor 2A12-like, whose amino-acid sequence MQPLVKEVEHNAKSNQSYVTEFILLGFSFSPRIMPLLFSAFLMTYLLIILGNSLITILICLDSHLHTPMYFFIGVLSMLDLSYTTTTVPQMLAHMASQKKTISFASCVAQMYIFLVLGITESWLFAIMSIDRYVAICHPLRYKVIMSPWLCGVMVIFCGLWGVISALVYTVFAMRLPYCGPNKINHFFCEVPAVLKLACADTSVNDRIDFILGFSVILVPLSLILVIYLNIFIAILRIRSGQGRLKAFSTCASHITVVTMFCVPAMVMYMKPGSEASPEEDKKLALFYNVISAFFNPIIYSLRNKDVKRAFLKVTGWGRDPD is encoded by the exons ATGCAACCTTTGGTGAAAG aaGTAGAACACAATGCAAAATCTAACCAGTCCTATGTGACTGAATTTATCCTTCTGGGCTTCTCCTTCAGCCCCAGGATCATGCCTCTGCTCTTCTCAGCCTTCCTGATGACCTACCTGTTGATTATTCTTGGCAACAGCTTAATCACCATCCTCATCTGCCTGGACTCGcacctccacacacccatgtacttcttTATTGGTGTCCTTTCTATGTTGGATCTTAGCTACACCACTACAACTGTGCCCCAGATGTTGGCACATATGGCCAGCCAGAAGAAGACCATCTCTTTTGCCAGCTGTGTAGCCCAGATGTACATTTTCTTGGTGCTAGGCATCACCGAATCCTGGCTTTTTGCCATCATGTCTATAGACAggtatgtggccatctgccacccactCAGGTACAAAGTCATCATGAGTCCGTGGCTGTGTGGGGTAATGGTCATTTTCTGTGGACTCTGGGGTGTCATCTCTGCTCTTGTCTACACTGTGTTTGCCATGCGACTGCCCTACTGTGGCCCCAACAAGATCAACCATTTCTTCTGTGAAGTCCCAGCCGTCTTAAAGCTGGCTTGTGCAGACACCTCAGTCAATGATCGGATAGACTTCATTCTCGGCTTTAGTGTCATCCTGGTTCCACTTTCCCTTATCCTTGTCATTTATCTCAATATCTTCATTGCCATCTTGAGGATCCGTTCAGGCCAAGGGCGGCTGAAGGCCTTCTCCACCTGTGCCTCCCACATCACTGTGGTCACCATGTTCTGTGTGCCCGCCATGGTCATGTACATGAAgcctggctctgaggcctccccAGAAGAGGACAAAAAGTTGGCCCTGTTCTACAATGTCATCTCTGCTTTCTTCAACCCCATCATCTACAGCCTCCGAAACAAGGATGTGAAGAGGGCTTTTCTCAAGGTGACAGGCTGGGGCAGGGACCCAGATTGA
- the LOC132229509 gene encoding olfactory receptor 2A12-like, with product MQSLGRKNHSSVSEFILLGFSSESHVRMALFTFFLLLYLITLLGNGLIITLIYLDSHLHTPMYFFLSILSLVDMSYVTTTMPQMLVNMVCPRMTISWGACVAQMFIFLVLGIAECVLYAIMAYDRYVAICFPLHYTLLMSRPVCIKMVTVCWSISIAGALIYTVFTMRLPYCGPHKINHFFCEVPAVLKLACADTSLNDQLGFILGFILLLVPLSLILASYIRIFISILRIRSSQGRLKSFSTCASHVTVVTMFYGPGMIMYMRPGSWYNPERDKKLALFYNVVSAFLNPIVYSLRNKDVKGALLKVLGRQTAQ from the coding sequence ATGCAGAGCCTTGGCAGAAAGAACCACAGCTCTGTATCCGAGTTCATTCTCCTTGGCTTCTCCAGTGAGTCACACGTCAGAATGGCCCTGTtcactttcttcctcctcctctacctcaTCACCCTTCTGGGCAATGGACTCATCATCACCCTGATCTACCTGGATTCACACCTCCACACGCccatgtatttctttctcagtatCCTCTCCTTGGTTGACATGAGCTATGTAACCACCACCATGCCCCAGATGTTGGTTAATATGGTATGTCCAAGGATGACTATCTCTTGGGGAGCTTGTGTAGCCCAGATGTTCATCTTCTTGGTCCTGGGCATTGCTGAGTGTGTCCTCTATGCCATTATGGCCTATGACAGGTATGTAGCCATTTGCTTCCCCCTTCACTACACCCTACTCATGAGCCGTCCCGTTTGTATCAAGATGGTCACAGTCTGTTGGTCCATTAGCATAGCCGGGGCCCTTATCTACACTGTCTTCACCATGCGTCTGCCTTATTGTGGTCCCCACAAGATTAACCACTTCTTCTGTGAGGTCCCTGCTGTTCTGAAGTTGGCCTGTGCGGACACATCCCTCAATGACCAGTTGGGTTTCATCTTGGGTTTCATCCTGCTTTTGGTCCCACTCTCCCTCATCCTGGCCTCTTATATTCGCATCTTTATCTCCATCTTGAGAATCCGTTCATCCCAGGGGAGGCTCAAGTCCTTCTCTACATGTGCTTCCCATGTCACTGTAGTCACCATGTTCTATGGGCCAGGCATGATCATGTACATGAGGCCTGGCTCCTGGTACAACCCAGAGCGGGACAAGAAGCTAGCCCTGTTCTACAATGTTGTCTCTGCCTTCCTTAACCCCATCGTCTATAGCCTCCGGAACAAGGATGTAAAGGGGGCCCTTCTGAAAGTACTTGGAAGACAGACGGCCCAATGA